The genomic DNA TGACCTTGCCTCCCTGCGGGAACGTCGACTCGTGCCCGGTGATGCCGTTCGGGATGATCGAGTCCAGTGTCCGGTCCCCCTGGAGCGCGAGCGCGATCGCCGTCCGCAGCGCCTTGTTGGAGCGGGCCGGGGAGTCGGGCGACCACTGCAGCAGCTCGACGCGCGTGCCCCCCAGCACCCGCTCGCTGAAGCCGTTGGCCGTGACCTTCTCGGCGCTGGCCCCGACCTGCTGGGACAACCGGGTGACGGCGGCGGCGTTGAGGCCGCGCCACACCACGTCGACCTGCCGCTTCTCCATGGCGTCCTCGATGGTCGCCGAGTCCGGGACCGTCACGAAGGTGATCGAGTCCATCGCGGCCGGGGTGAAGCCGTGGTAGTCCGGGAAGCGCTCGAAGACGATCCGGTCGTCGTCGAAGGACGTCACCACGAAGGGCCCCGAGCCCACGGCCGGATCCTTCGTGCTGCGGATCTCGTCGGCGTCGTAGCGGTCCTCGTCGACGATCGAGGCGGCCGGCGAGGCCAGCGCCCACCCGAACTGGACGTCGACGCGGCTGAGCACGAAGCGCACGGTGACGTCGTCAGGGGTGTCGATGCGGCGCAGCGCCGAGAGCAGCGAGGTCGACGTGCCGGGCACGTCGAGGCGCAGCGCACGGTCGATGCTGAACTTGACGTCGCTGGAGGTGAGCGGGTCGCCGCCGGCGAAGGTGAGGCCCTTCTGCAGGGTGCAGGTGTAGACCGTCGGCGACTCGATGAAGCCGCAGTCGCGCGCCGCGTCGGGCTTGAGCGCGAAGCCGCTCGCACCGGGCGGGGCGGTCATCAGCCGCTGGAAGGCGTTGAGCGCGAACATGCTCGACGCCTCGTCGGTCGCCGCAGCCGGGTCGGTGACGGTGACCCGGTCGGTGGACATGACCGTGAAGGGCCGCGGGGTCTCCCCCGGCGTGGTCGGCGCCGGCGGCGGGGTGGCGTCGGTGCAGCCGGCCGCCCCGAGGACGACGACGGCCAGGGCGGCGGCGAGCGCGCCCCGGCCCGACCGGCGGGTGGGGCGGAGGGCGCGGCTGCGGCGCGGGCGGTCAGACGAGCGCATCGGCCTCGTCCAGGAGCGAAGCCAGGCCGGCGAGGTCGACGTCGGCGAGCGACGCGCGCTCGACCCGGCGCGGGGCCGCGGGGATGGCGACGTGGTTGGGGACGGCGACGACCAGGGCCCCGGCGGCGTTGGCCGAGCGGGCGCCGGTCTCGCTGTCCTCGAAGGCGACGCAGTCGCGCGCGTCCACGCCGAGCTCGGCGCACGCGCGCTCGTACGGCTCGGGGTGCGGCTTGCCGCTCGTGACCTCGTCGCCTGCCACCGATGCGGTGAAGCTGCCCGGCGGAAGCGCGGCGAGCGCGGCGTCGAGGATCACCCGGTACGACGCCGAGACCAGCGCGCAGGGCACGCCCGCGACCCGGCTGGCCTCGAGCAGCGCGAGCGCCCCCGGCCGCCAGGGCACCTCGCCGGTCCGGAGGGTGGCGACGACCTGCTCCACGAGCTGGTCCATCACCCAGGCCGGGTCGAGGTCGGGCCGGTCGATGGCGTTGACGATGTAGATGCCGGAGTCGATCAGCGAGTTGCCCACGAGCTGGAGGGCGTGCTCGTCGGACCAGCGGCCGCCGAGGCGACCGATCAGGTCGTACTCCGCCCGGATCCAGATGGGCTCGGTGTCGGCGAGCGTCCCGTCGAAGTCCCAGAGCAGGGCGGCCGGCCGGGAGGCGGGGTCGGGCGCGGCGGGGATCGGTGAGGAGGGCGTCATGTCCCCGCCATTGTTCCCGGTGGCGGGCGCACCACACGAATCCACGCCCGGGCCACGCCCGTGGGAGGGGGTCGCCGCGCTCGGGGACACTGGACCCATGCCGCTCCCCCGTGAGGTCGACGCCGTCGTCATCGGCGCCGGGCCCAACGGCCTCGTCGCCGCGAACCGCCTGGCCGACGCAGGCTGGGAGGTGCTGCTGCTGGAGGCCCAGCCCGACGTCGGCGGGGCCGTGCGGAGCGACCGCGAGGTCCACCCGGACTTCGTCAGCGACACGTTCAGCGCCTTCTACCCGATGGCGGCGGTCTCGCCCGCGCTGACCTCGCTCGGGCTCGAGGACTTCGGGCTGGAGTGGTCGCATGCCCCCGCCGTGCTCGGCCACCCGCGGCGGGACGGCTCGTGGGCGCTGCTGCACCGCGACGAGGACGTCACCGCCGGGCTGCTCGAGCAGGCGCACGCCGGCGACGGCGAGGCCTGGCACGCGCTGGTCGCCCGCTGGCGCACGGTGCAGCCCGGGCTCGTGGAGTCGCTGCTGACCCCGATCCCGCCCGTGCGCGGCGGGCTCAAGCTGCTGCCGGCGCTCGCCCGCGTGGGCCCGTACGGCTTCGTCCGCGAGATGCTCGCGCCGGCGACGCACCTGCTCGACGGGCGCTTCGGCGGCGACGGGCCCGAGCTGCTGCTCGCCGGCAACGCCTCGCACGCCGACGTGGGCCTGGACGCGCCCGTGTCGGGGTTCGTCGGGCTGCTGCTCACCATGCTCGGGCAGACGGTCGGCTTCCCCGCGCCGACCGGGGGTGCGGGCGCGTTGACGCAGGCGCTGCGGCGCCGGTTCGAGGCGGCCGGCGGCACCGTGGCCTGCTCCACCCCGGCCACCGGGATCCAGGTGCGCGACCGCCGCGCGGTGGCCGTGCGCACGCCGGAGGGCGAGGTCCGCGTACGCCGCTCCGTGCTCGCCGACGTGGGCGCCGAGCAGCTGTTCGGCGGGCTCGTCCCCGCCGAGGACCTGCCGGCCCGGACGACGCGGAAGATGGAGGGCTTCCGTCGCGACCCGGCGACGTTCAAGATCGACTACGCGCTGGGCGGCCCGGTCCCGTGGGCCGGGACGCCCGCGTACGCGCCAGGGACCGTCCACGTCGCCGACTCGGTGGCCGAGATGAGCGTGTCGAGCGCCCAGATCGACGCCGGGGTCGTGCCCCGCGACCCGTTCCTGCTGGTCGGTCAGATGTCGACCACCGACCCGACCCGCTCACCCGCCGGCACCGAGTCGCTGTGGGTCTACACCCACGTCCCGCAGCACGTGCGCGGCGATGCCGGCGACGACGGGCTCACCGGCCGGTGGGACGCGGCCGAGGTGGAGCGGTTCGCCGACCGCGTGCAGGCGCGCCTGGAGGCGTACGCGCCGGGGTTCGGCTCCGTGGTGCGGGCGCGGCGGGTGCTCACGCCGACCGACTTCGAGGCCCGGAACGCCAACCTCGTCGGGGGCTCGATCAACGGCGGGACGATGAGCCTGGAGCAGCAGCTGGTGTTCCGTCCCTTTGCCGGTACGGGCCGCAGCGAGACCCCGGTGCGCGGGCTGTACCTGGCCTCGGCCTCGGCGCACCCGGGTGGCAGCGTGCACGGCGCCTGCGGGATGAACGCGGCCCGGGCCGCGCTGTTCTGGTCGAGGTTCCGTCGCGCGACCCCGCGCTGAGGACGAGGGAGCGGGCCCGACCCGAGGGCCGGACCCGCTCCTGCTCCGTGCTCGAGCCGACCTCAGCGGTGCAGGCCGGTCCCGTCGTGCAGAACCGCGTCGGCGTCGTCGTAGCCCGCGCGGATGTCGGCGTCGTGCGAGCTGGTGGTGAGTCCCTCGCCCGAGGGGTCGACGACCCAGCGGAAGCCCGCCGCCACGTCGGCCGCGTGCGAGGACGCCCCGCCCAGGCCGAAGGTGCTCTCGTCGGAGTTCGTGAACGCGTTCATGGTGAGGCTCCTCGCCGTCGGTGGTGCTGGATCGGCGTCGTTGCCTACGAGGACCATTCTTAATCGATTTACCGGGCAACCAAGGGGGCCGGGACACCCTTCAGCAGGTTCATAGGCAGGCTGTGCGCCGGCTCACCCGGGCGGGTGGGCCCGCGACCCCGACCAGTGGTCGGTAGTGGTCGGAAGACCGGGGCAGGAACGCCCACTGCTGACCAGTGGTCGTCTCCGGAAGGGGCAGGGCTGCCCCGCCGGGCTCGGTCAGCGGCGGCCGAAGGAGGCCGCGAGGCGCTCGAGCCCCTCGGCGATGCTCACCGACGGCGTCCAGCGCAGGGCCTCGCGGGTGCGCCGCTGGTCGAACCAGTGGGCCGTCGACAGCTGCTCGGCCAGGAAGCGGGTCATCGGCGGCTGCCCGGTGCCGTCCCGGTGCCGCAGGGACCACAGCCTCTCGACCACGTCGCCCGCCGCGACGGCGAGCCGGGCGGGCACGTGACGGGTCGGACGGTCGACGCCGGCCGCGGCGCAGAAGTCGCCGAAGATCTCGCCCACGGGTCGCGGTTCGCCGTTGCTGACGACGAAGGCCTCGCCGTGGACCTCCGGCGCCCGGTCCAGGGCAGCCACGAGCGCGTCCGCGGCGTTGTCGACGTAGGTGGTGTCGATGAGCGGCGCGCCGGTGCCGAGCAGCGGCAGCCGACCGGCCCGGCCGCGCTCCACGATCCGCTCGACGAGCTGGGTGTCTCCCGGTCCCCAGACGATGTGCGGCCGGACGGCGACGACCGCCAGCGGCACCTCGCCCGTGCCGTCGGCGGCCAGCGCCTCGAGCTCGGACTGCGCCTTGGTGCGCGCGTACGGGCCGCGCGCGGTCGCCGGGTCGGCCGGCCCGGCCGGTGCCCCGACCAGCGACGAGCCGGCGTGCGCCACCGACGGCGACGACACCTGCACGAGCCGTCCGACCCCGGAGGCCGTGCAGGCCTCGAGGACGTTGCGCGTGCCCACGACGTTGGTCCGCACGTAGTCGGCCTCGAGCCCGACGACGTTGACCTTGGCCGCCAGGTGCACGACGCCCTCCTGGCCGGCGACGGCCTCGCGCACCGCCGTCGCGTCGGCGACGTCGCCGAGCACCTCGCGGAACCCCAGCCCGGACGGGCGACGCTGGAGCACGGTCACCTCGTCGCCGCGCTCGGCGAGCGCCCGGGCGACCGCGCCGCCGAGCATCCCGCTCGCGCCGGTGACGAGCACCCTCACGCCAGGCGTCCCGCCCGCTCGCCGGTCAGCACCCGCGAGGCCCAGGCACGCACCGCGGCGCGGTCGATCTTGGAGTTGTGGCGGATGTCGGTCGGCAGCGCCGGCACGGCCAGCACCGCGGCGACGTCGACCCCGGCGACCTCCCGCACGGCGGCGGCCAGGGCCCCCGCGGCGAGCGGACGGCGCGCCGACGCCCCCGCGACGGGGACGACGACCACGACGACCTGCTGGGTGCCGGCCGGTCCCACGCCGACCACGGCCGCCGAGGCGACCTCGGGGAGCGTCTCGACCCGCTGCTCGACGCCGACCGGCGTCAGCGGCCCGTCCGGGGTCGAGAGCACGTGCACCAGCCGGCCCTCCACCCACAGCCGACCCTCGTCGTCGAGGTGCCCGACGTCGCCGGTGCGGTGGTGGCCCGGGTCGCGGCTGCTCGCCCGCTCGGTCGCCCAGAGGCGGTCGTAGCGCTGCTTGCGGTGGTCGGCGTCGACGAGGATCTCCCCCGTCACGCCCGCCTGCGTGGTGAGCTCGCCGGTCGCCCGGCCGGTCGCGTCGAGCGGGGCCAGCCGGACCGTCACGCCGGGCACGGGGAGGCCGACGCAGACGCCGTCGCCCGCTCCCGCCGCCTCGATGCCCGGCAGGGTGATGTCGGCGACCGGCAGCACCTCGGTCATGCCGTACGGCGTGTGCAGGTCGGCGTTGGGGACCAGCGCCTGGACGCGACGCAGCAGGCCGACCGGCACCGGCGCGCCCGCCGACATCAGCACCCGGACCCTCGTGAGCGCCTCGCGCTGGGCGTCGGTCAATGCGCCGGCGGTGGCCACCACGTTGCGCAGCGCGGCCGGCGAGGCGAAGACCACCCGGCCGTCGACCGCGGCGGCGGCGTCGGCCAGCGCGGAGGCGGTGAGCGTCCCGGCCCTGGTCGGGTCCATGTCGGGCACCGCGGCGGCGGTGCCCATGGCCGGGCCGTAGAGCGAGAACAGCGGGAAGGCCGCGACCCAGGCGTCGTCGCGGTCGCCGGCGTACAGCCCGGCGAGCCGGGCGACCTGGCCCTGGAGCTGGGCGGCGCGGTAGACGACGCCCTTGGCCGGTCCCGTGGCCCCGGAGGTGAAGAAGACGGCCACGTCCTCGTCGGTGCCGCCGAGGTCGGGCAGCACGGCGCCCTGCGTGCGCAGCACGCCGCCGCGGACGGTGAGGGAGGTGACGCTGGCCGGGTGGCGCAGCACCGCCCCGACGGGAGCCGAGACGTCGCCGGCGACGATGCGCCGGCCGGGGACGCGGAGGGCGTCGAGCGCGGCGACGGCCTTGGGGATGCCGATGACGTGATCGGGGCGGGCGCCGCGCAGCGCGTGCGCCATGCCGCGGACCCCGAGCCCGGCGTCGGCGACCACGACGACGGCACCGACGCGCCAGCAGGCGAAGACCGCCGTCGTCAGGCCGAGGCCCGGGGTGACGAGGACCGCGACACGGTCGCCGCGCCGGACCCCGAGGTCGACCAGCCCGTGGGCCAGGTCGACGATGCCCTGCTCGAGCTCGCCGAAGCTGGTCCGGCTCACGACGCCGTCGTGCAGCTCCACCACCGCCGGGGCGTCGGGCGACGAGGTAGCCCGCTCGGAGATGGGGGCCCACAGCGCGGAGCGGTCCACCTGCGCGGGCGGGCGCTCCGACGGCGCCGCCCCGGCGGTCGCGACCCGGCTGTCGACCCAGCGCCAGGCGATCTCGGCGGTCTCGGGGACGTCCTCGGTGACGAGGTGGGACGCGCGCCCGAAGCGGTGGACGTCGGCGTGCGGGAGCCGGTCGACGAGGTCGGCCAGGTGCAGGTCGGTGAAGACGGGGTCGCGACCGCCCCACAGCAGCAGGGCGGGGACGTCGAGGTCCCGGATGCCCTCCGCGACCTGCTCCATCCGCAGGCGGCTGGGGTGGTGCCGCTCGAGGGGGACGTCGGCCACGAAGTCGCCGATCGCCGCCCGCTCGGAGGCGTCGGCGTACGGGCCGGCCAGCGCCCGCCGCACGTCCCGGTCGAGGGACGGGCGCGACAGCGCCGCCGCCCCCTGCACGAAGGTGGGCGTCGTCACGCAGACCAGCTGGCGCAGCGCCGGCGTCCGGGCCAGGCGGATGAGCGCCGAGAACGGCTGGTCCAGCGGCTGGAAGACCGCGGTGTTGGTCAGCACGACCCCGGCGAGCTGCTCGCGGTGCTCGAGGGCCCAGCCGAGGCCGACGAGGCCGCCCCAGTCGTGGGCGGCCAGCACCACCGGGCCCTGCAGGTCGAGGGCGTCGGTGAGGCGGCCGAGGTCGTCGATCCGGTCGCCGAGCCGGCGCGCGGGTGCGCGGCGCGTGGACCAGCCCATGCCGAGCTGGTCGACCGCGACGACCCGCCAGCCGGCCGGGGCCTCAGACAGGAACCGGCGCCAGAGGTAGGACCAGGTCGGGTTGCCGTGGACGCAGAGCATCGTGCCCTCGACGGGGCCGCCGTCGGCGCCCACCCCGTTGTCGAGGACGTGCCAGCGTCGCGGCTGGCCGGACGCGTCGGCCACCGTGAGGAAGCGCGACCACCGCGGGTCCAGGCCGGGCAGCCCGTCGACCGGCTGCTCGACGGGGGACGTCACCAGATGATCTCGGCGAAGGAGGTGTTCAGCCCCGAGCCGATGCCGAGCAGGATGACCCGCTCGCCCGGCTTGATCATGGGGACCTGCTTGGCCAGCGTGAACGGGACGGCGGCGGAGGCCAGGTTGCCGAAGGTCGGCACCGTCTTGGGGAACTTCTCGTCGGGCACGCCGACCACCCTGGCCATGGCCTGCAGGTGGACGACGGAGGTTTGGTGGGCGATGAACCACTCGGCGTCGGCCCAGTCGCGACCGGAGGCGAGGGCGTCGTGCCAGGTCTGCCCGGCGAGCTCGATGCCGGCCTCGAAGAGCGCGCGCGAGTCGGTGCGCATCCGCGTCATGTCGGCCCAGCAGAGGTCCTTGTGCTGCGTTCCCGAGCGGCTCACGCCGCCCGTCACGCGGTGCCCCTCGGGGTGCTCGCTCGCCCGGCCCAGCACCATGGCGGCCGAGCCTGAGCCGAGGGTCAGGGTCGCGAACTGGAGCTTGAGGTCCTCGGCCGTCGCGTCGTCCTGGGCGAGGCGGTCCAGCGTGCTCTCCTGCAGGCCGCGCAGGCCCTCGGCGTCGACGAGGAGCGCGTACTCGACCTGCCCGGAGTCGATCAGCGAGCCGGCGAGCTGGATGCCGTTGAGGAAGCCGAGGCAGGCGTTCGTCACGTCGAAGTTCAGGCAGCTGGTCGACAGCCCCATCAGGTCGTGCACGCCGGCGGCGTTGGCCGGCTCGATGCCGTCGCGGCAGACGGAGGTGTTGATCAGGAGACCGACCTGCGAGGGGTCGACGCCGGCCTCGGCGAGCGCCTTGGCCCCGGCCATCGCCGCGGCGTCGGCGAACGTCACGTCCTCGGGCCACCAGCGCCGCTCGCGGACGCCGGCGAGCTTCTCGACCATCCCGGGCTGGAGCCCGGTCCGCTCGTAGGAGCGCATCAGCCGCTCGTCGAAGGCCTCAGAGGTCACCACCACGGGCGCCTCGACCGCACACACCGACAGGACCGCCGTGTCCTTGAGCTCGTAGGTCGCGTTTCCTGTCATACCCAGCCTTCACCCTCGTCCGCGCGGGCCCCTGACCGGCCCGCGAACAGCATCCGACCAGCGCCTGAACGCCGAACGGGTCCGGACCACTATTCCACACCGCCCGCGGGCGGCCGTGGCCCGCGAACCCTGGCCCGGCCCCGACTCCCGTACACCACTCCTGTGTTTCGGGCGGGGAGGCCGGGGTACCCCGACCACGTGAGACGAGCACCATCACCAGGCGCCGGGCAGCTGGACGAGCCCTGCGCCTCCTTGCGTCCGAAGTCCCCTCCGACCACCGTCACGGCGCCGGCCGATGCGCCCCGACGGTCCCAGATGCCCGCCGGCGGCGGCGAGAGCTGGCGCGCCGACTGGCGCGCCGACGCCGCCTGCGTGGGCGAGAACCTCGAGGTCTTCTTCCCGCTCGGCGACCAGGCGACCCACCACGCGCTGAGCAACCAGGCCAAGGAGATCTGCGCCCGCTGCCCGGTCATGGCGACCTGCCGTGCCTGGGCCCTGCGCACCAGCCCCGAGTTCGGCATCTTCGGCGGCCTCACCGCCCACGAGCGCCGCCTCGTCCGCGAGGGCCGCTGGAGCGGCCAGGGCCCCCGCCGCGCCAGCCGCACCGACGCCGCCTGACGGCGCCACCCGTACGAGGACCGAGGCCCGGTCGTCCTGCACCAGCAGGGCGACCGGGCCTTGTCCGTTCCCCCACCACCACGGTCGTTGCGCCGGGCGAGGACCGCACCCCGAAGGCCGGTTCGAGCACGAGGGCGCTACGCGTGGATGGGTCTGGCGGGAGCCCGGGACGCAAGAGCCCGGGACAGCGTGAGCCGTCCCGGGCGGATGGTTGCGTAGCGCCCTCGTGCTCGGGCCGGCCGGAGGCAGACCCGAGCACGGCAAGGAAGGCGCAGAGACCGGCTAGTCCCCCGGCCACTCACCCGTCAGCTTCTGGAACCCCTGGGCGCCGAGGCGGTCGACGGTCGCCTTGACGGCCGCGAAGATGGCGCCCTGGATGGTCGCCGCGACGATCACCCGGGCCAGCGTGTACTCGGACTGCAGCGCGTCGGGCGCGTCGTCCTGGCGCGCGACGCGCTTCCACACCTGCTTGAAGATCGCCCCGGCGACGGCGCCGGCGGCGATGCCGGTGAGGATGCCGACGGGCCGGTAGGCGAGCTGGGCTGCGTTCACCATGTCTGTTGCTCCTGCTTCTGCGACGGGATCAGTCGCGGGCGCTGCGGACGACGAGGGCGACCACCAGGGCGACCGCCCCGGCGCCGATCGCGGCCTGGGTGGCCGACGGCAGCGCCCGGAACCTCGAGACGAGCGTACGGGACTCCTCCGCCACCGAGCCGGCGGCCGAGCCGACCGACTCCTTCGCGCCGGAGACGGCGTCCGACACGGCTCCGGACACCTTCGCGCCCGCGTCGTGGACGGCCTCCTGGGCGTGCGCCTTGACGTCGAGCTTGTCGCTCAGCGCGTCGACGTTGGCGGCGAGGCGCTCACGACGCGCCTCGATGTCGGCCTGGATCTGCTCGGGGGTCTGCTTCTCGTCGCTGGGGGTGCTGTCGCTCACTTGCGGATCGATCCCTTGATCTCGGCCACGTCGGTCTTGACGCTGGCGATGGTGTCGGTGGGCACCGGCGGTGCCGCCTGGCTGAGCTGCTTCTTGCCCACGAGCGCCGCGACGCCGGCCACGACGAACAGGATCACACCGACGATCAGCGCCGCGAGCCAGGGCGAGACCACGTTGGCGAACCCCAGGACCGCGGCCGCGATCAGCACGCCCAGTCCGTAGAGCGCCACGACGCCGGCGCCGCCGAAGGCCCCGATGCCGATGCCGGCCTTCTTGGCCTTCTGGCCGACCTCGGCCTGGGCCAGGCGGATCTCGTCGCGGACGAGGGCGCTCAGGTCCTCCGACATGGAGCGGAAGAGCTCGCCGACGGACTTGTCGGACGGGTCGTCGACGGTGCTGCGCACCGCGGCGGCCTGGGAGGAGGCGCCGGAGGCGTTGTCGCTGGTCATGCTGGCTGTCCCTTCACGGGTTCGGTCGTCGGAGGTCCCGGCGCTCGCGCCGGTCGTGCCCGCGGTGCCGGAGTCCCCACCCTCGGGGATCGAGTCGGCCTTGACGGCGTCCCGGTCCCCGAGCGGCTGGGGCGCGCCGCGCGTCGTGTCCTTGATGGTCTGCTGCTCCGACTCGGCGTTGATCTCGGCGCCGAGCAGGATCGCGTAGGAGGTGATGAAGAGCCAGAGCAGCAGGATCACGATGCTGCCGATGGCGCCGTACGTCTTCGCGTAGTTGGCGAACTGCGAGACGTAGATCGAGAAGCCGACCGACGCGATGATCCAGAGCACCGTGGCGACGAGCGCACCCACCGAGACCCAGCGGACCTTCGGGGCGTCGCGGTCGGGGGCGACGCGGTAGAGCACGGCGAGCGCCACCGAGATCACCGCGACGACGAGCACCCACCGCACGACCTGCACGACGACCGTCGCCACGAGGCTCGTGCCGAGCACCTGCAGGACGATCGGCAGCACCGCGACCAGGGCGACGACCACGAGCAGGAAGAGGATCGCGCCCACGGTCAGCACCAGGGCGGTGAGCCGCTTCTTGACCAGCCCGCGGGTCTCCTCCTCGTCGTAGCAGAGGTTGACGGCGGTCATCAGGTTGCCCATGCCACCCGAGGCGCTGAACAGCGCCACCAGGATCGCGATGATCGCGCCGAACCCGACCGCACCGTTGCCGGAGGCGAGCGCGACCTGGTCGGTGATCGTCTTGCGGATGTCGGCGGGGATCGCCGTGCCCAGCGCGTCGATCTGGCTGCTGATCTGCCCCGGGTCGGCGAAGAAGCCGTAGATCAGGACCGCGGCGATCAGCGCGGGGAAGATCGCGAGGAAGGCGTAGTACGCCATCCCGGCCGCCAGCAGCGGGACGTTGTCCGCCTGGGCCTCGGCCCAGCCGCGCTTGGCGATCTGGACCCAGCCCTGCTTGGGGATGTCCTGGGGCTTGTCGGCCCCTTCTCCCGGCACCCGTTCGGTGCGCGTGACCTCTGCGGTCGGCATGGCTCGTCCTCGTGGTCGTGGTCGTGGTGCTCATCGACGTGGTCGGCGGACGTCTGCGCACGACGTCCCGCCTTACGCCGTTAACCCTCTCACGCAGCCGTGAAACCACCGGGTCTCGTGGGGCCGCGGCGCGCCGGTCGGGAACGGTGCCTTCGTTACAGTGACCGACGTGGCAGAGCAGTCGGGTCGGACGCCCGGGTCGGGCCGGGACCTGAGGAGCCTGGTCGACCCCGTCGTCGTCGTCGCCTTCGGCGGGTGGAACGACGCGGGCAACGCCGCGACCGGGGTGGTCGACCACCTCCAGGAGGCGTACGGCGCCGAGCTCGCCTTCGCCCTCGACCCGGACGACTTCTACGACTTCCAGGTCAACCGGCCGCTGGTGAGCCTGACCGACGACGACGAGCGCGAGCTGACCTGGCCGACCACCGAGGTCCGCGTGGGCCGCCTCGCCGACGGCCGCGACCTCGTCCTGGTCCAGGGCCTGGAGCCCAACCTGCGCTGGCGGCAGTTCTCCACGACCATCGCCTCGGCGCTGCAGTCGGCGAACGCCCGGCGCGTGCACGTCCTCGGGGCCCTGCTGGCCGACACCCCGCACACCCGGCCGATCCCGGTGTCGACGTCGACCTACGACCGCGAGCTGATGACGTCGCTGGGGCTGGTCCCCTCGACGTACGAGGGCCCGACCGGCATCGTCGGCGTCATCGGCGACACGCTCGCCCGGGCCGGGCTCGAGGTCCTGTCGCTGTGGGCCGCCGTGCCGCACTACGTCTCGCACCCGCCGTGCCCCAAGGCGACGCTGGCGCTGCTCTCCTCGCTCGAGCAGCTGCTCGACACCTCGCTCGACCAGGGTGAGCTGCCCGAGCTGGCACGCGCCTGGGAGCGCGGCGTCGACGAGCTGGCCGCGGACGACACCGAGGTCGCGGAGTACGTCTCGACGCTCGAGGAGCAGCAGGACGCGACCGAGCTGCCCGAGGCCAGCGGCGAGGCCATCGCCGCCGAGTTCGAGCGCTACCTGCGCCGTCGCAGGGGCAACTGACCCAACCCGCCGGACACGCCCCGTCCGCCACCAGGAGGAGCACCATGCCCGGACAGAACAGCAAGCCCCGCAGCCCGTCGGTGCAGGCGCCCCCGGACACGCCGCCGGTCGCCGGCCAGCCGCAGGCCCCGGTCTTCTTCGGCATCCTGCTGCTCGCCGGGCTGGTGATCATCGGCGTCGGGCTCAAGAGCACCGCGAGCATCGTCGCGCCGGTCTTCCTCGTCCTCACGCTGG from Microlunatus sagamiharensis includes the following:
- a CDS encoding 3-oxoacyl-ACP synthase III, with amino-acid sequence MTGNATYELKDTAVLSVCAVEAPVVVTSEAFDERLMRSYERTGLQPGMVEKLAGVRERRWWPEDVTFADAAAMAGAKALAEAGVDPSQVGLLINTSVCRDGIEPANAAGVHDLMGLSTSCLNFDVTNACLGFLNGIQLAGSLIDSGQVEYALLVDAEGLRGLQESTLDRLAQDDATAEDLKLQFATLTLGSGSAAMVLGRASEHPEGHRVTGGVSRSGTQHKDLCWADMTRMRTDSRALFEAGIELAGQTWHDALASGRDWADAEWFIAHQTSVVHLQAMARVVGVPDEKFPKTVPTFGNLASAAVPFTLAKQVPMIKPGERVILLGIGSGLNTSFAEIIW
- a CDS encoding NAD-dependent epimerase/dehydratase family protein; protein product: MRVLVTGASGMLGGAVARALAERGDEVTVLQRRPSGLGFREVLGDVADATAVREAVAGQEGVVHLAAKVNVVGLEADYVRTNVVGTRNVLEACTASGVGRLVQVSSPSVAHAGSSLVGAPAGPADPATARGPYARTKAQSELEALAADGTGEVPLAVVAVRPHIVWGPGDTQLVERIVERGRAGRLPLLGTGAPLIDTTYVDNAADALVAALDRAPEVHGEAFVVSNGEPRPVGEIFGDFCAAAGVDRPTRHVPARLAVAAGDVVERLWSLRHRDGTGQPPMTRFLAEQLSTAHWFDQRRTREALRWTPSVSIAEGLERLAASFGRR
- a CDS encoding ABC transporter substrate-binding protein, with protein sequence MRSSDRPRRSRALRPTRRSGRGALAAALAVVVLGAAGCTDATPPPAPTTPGETPRPFTVMSTDRVTVTDPAAATDEASSMFALNAFQRLMTAPPGASGFALKPDAARDCGFIESPTVYTCTLQKGLTFAGGDPLTSSDVKFSIDRALRLDVPGTSTSLLSALRRIDTPDDVTVRFVLSRVDVQFGWALASPAASIVDEDRYDADEIRSTKDPAVGSGPFVVTSFDDDRIVFERFPDYHGFTPAAMDSITFVTVPDSATIEDAMEKRQVDVVWRGLNAAAVTRLSQQVGASAEKVTANGFSERVLGGTRVELLQWSPDSPARSNKALRTAIALALQGDRTLDSIIPNGITGHESTFPQGGKVKPKVTWKNRINLTLAYDETAPNARDLADTVRNRLEDTGGLSVRLAPGRSDADLVLVDRKAWTSTPLAWLQAYVDDPLPAAANAVEATRNSYVATTDDTASARLLSTLQRQAASDLVLLPISQSDETVWVRAGADINGGSYGPGWQLGLFGITA
- a CDS encoding HAD family hydrolase → MTPSSPIPAAPDPASRPAALLWDFDGTLADTEPIWIRAEYDLIGRLGGRWSDEHALQLVGNSLIDSGIYIVNAIDRPDLDPAWVMDQLVEQVVATLRTGEVPWRPGALALLEASRVAGVPCALVSASYRVILDAALAALPPGSFTASVAGDEVTSGKPHPEPYERACAELGVDARDCVAFEDSETGARSANAAGALVVAVPNHVAIPAAPRRVERASLADVDLAGLASLLDEADALV
- a CDS encoding alpha/beta fold hydrolase, translating into MTSPVEQPVDGLPGLDPRWSRFLTVADASGQPRRWHVLDNGVGADGGPVEGTMLCVHGNPTWSYLWRRFLSEAPAGWRVVAVDQLGMGWSTRRAPARRLGDRIDDLGRLTDALDLQGPVVLAAHDWGGLVGLGWALEHREQLAGVVLTNTAVFQPLDQPFSALIRLARTPALRQLVCVTTPTFVQGAAALSRPSLDRDVRRALAGPYADASERAAIGDFVADVPLERHHPSRLRMEQVAEGIRDLDVPALLLWGGRDPVFTDLHLADLVDRLPHADVHRFGRASHLVTEDVPETAEIAWRWVDSRVATAGAAPSERPPAQVDRSALWAPISERATSSPDAPAVVELHDGVVSRTSFGELEQGIVDLAHGLVDLGVRRGDRVAVLVTPGLGLTTAVFACWRVGAVVVVADAGLGVRGMAHALRGARPDHVIGIPKAVAALDALRVPGRRIVAGDVSAPVGAVLRHPASVTSLTVRGGVLRTQGAVLPDLGGTDEDVAVFFTSGATGPAKGVVYRAAQLQGQVARLAGLYAGDRDDAWVAAFPLFSLYGPAMGTAAAVPDMDPTRAGTLTASALADAAAAVDGRVVFASPAALRNVVATAGALTDAQREALTRVRVLMSAGAPVPVGLLRRVQALVPNADLHTPYGMTEVLPVADITLPGIEAAGAGDGVCVGLPVPGVTVRLAPLDATGRATGELTTQAGVTGEILVDADHRKQRYDRLWATERASSRDPGHHRTGDVGHLDDEGRLWVEGRLVHVLSTPDGPLTPVGVEQRVETLPEVASAAVVGVGPAGTQQVVVVVVPVAGASARRPLAAGALAAAVREVAGVDVAAVLAVPALPTDIRHNSKIDRAAVRAWASRVLTGERAGRLA
- a CDS encoding phytoene desaturase family protein; translated protein: MPLPREVDAVVIGAGPNGLVAANRLADAGWEVLLLEAQPDVGGAVRSDREVHPDFVSDTFSAFYPMAAVSPALTSLGLEDFGLEWSHAPAVLGHPRRDGSWALLHRDEDVTAGLLEQAHAGDGEAWHALVARWRTVQPGLVESLLTPIPPVRGGLKLLPALARVGPYGFVREMLAPATHLLDGRFGGDGPELLLAGNASHADVGLDAPVSGFVGLLLTMLGQTVGFPAPTGGAGALTQALRRRFEAAGGTVACSTPATGIQVRDRRAVAVRTPEGEVRVRRSVLADVGAEQLFGGLVPAEDLPARTTRKMEGFRRDPATFKIDYALGGPVPWAGTPAYAPGTVHVADSVAEMSVSSAQIDAGVVPRDPFLLVGQMSTTDPTRSPAGTESLWVYTHVPQHVRGDAGDDGLTGRWDAAEVERFADRVQARLEAYAPGFGSVVRARRVLTPTDFEARNANLVGGSINGGTMSLEQQLVFRPFAGTGRSETPVRGLYLASASAHPGGSVHGACGMNAARAALFWSRFRRATPR